The region TGCTCGATGCCTTCCACGCCCCAGTACGTCACGCTGCCCTGCGTGCCCGGTTCGCCGCCCGGCAGCAAGCCCAGCTCGAAGCCGCCGATGGCAAAACCCACATAAAACGGCTGGTCGAAGTACGGTGCGGTGCCGAAAACCTGGCTGTACCAGGCCTTGGCCTTGTCCAGGTCCGGGACGGGATAGGTGACGGTGCGTAAGCCCTTGATCATGTTCTGCTCCTGGTGAATAAAGAATGACGTCATCATGCCACCGGCGTGCGCGCGGCGATTGTAAAAATGGAAGGTCTCAATGCCGGCGGTGCATGAACCATGCCTCGGGCGAACTGTGGGCGAAATCCTGGAAGTCGTGGATCAGGTGCGATTGGTCGAAATAGCCATATTCCAGGGCAATTTGCGCCCAATCCGGCTGCCCGTGCAGATGTTTCAAGCCATGGCTGGCGGCACGGAAGCGGCAGATGCGGGCAAACAATTTCGGGCTGATGCCGACCTGCTGGCGAAATTGCAGCGCCAGGTGCTGGCGCGACACGCCCAGCTGCGCGGCCAGGCCATCCACGCGCACCCTGCCTTGCGCGCCCTGGATGGCGGCCAGCGCATGCTCCGTCACGCCGGCCGGGCGCAGGCGCGCTCCCTGGCGCAGGCGCAGCAGCAGAAAATCTTGCAAAATAGTGACTCGCTGCGCATCGGACAATGGCTCGCTCCACAGCGCGTCGCCCAGGCGCGCCGCCAGGTCGCGGCCCCACAGCTGCTGTAGATCCGTGCGGCCATCGTTGAGTTCGCACAAGGGCAGCTGGAAGAAGCGCGCCGCCGCGCCCGGCTTGAAACGGGCCGCCACCGTCTGCACCAGGCCATGGCTGATGACGTGTATCGGCGCCGTCATCATGCCGACGGCAAAGCTGGCGTCCTGCTGGTCCTGGCACAGAATATCGATGCAATTGTCCGGCAAGACTTGGTGCGTCAGGGGCGTGGCGCCCGCCTGCGCGCGGCAGGTCCAGACGCAGTCCAGCCAGGGCCGCAGGGCGGGGACGGGGGCAACTTCCTGATAGACGATCATGGCCGGCTTTGATGCAAAGAACAAGATTGCACATATATTACACAGCAATTACGCGGCGGTCCGCCGCATATTTGTGCGCTGGCAAAAATATGCGGAAGCAGGCGGGCGCCGTGCCGCGCTATCGGGCGGCGACAACCAGTATAATGCTCGGTTCATATCCACTATTGGCCGCACATCATGCAAGATAAATATAGTCCCGCCGACGTCGAACAAGCCGCCCAATCGCACTGGAAGGCGATCGACGCCTATAAAGCCGTCGAACACGACCCGCGTTTCCCAAAAGGCAAGTATTTCGCTTGCTCGATGCTACCTTACCCTTCGGGCAAGCTGCACATGGGTCACGTGCGCAACTATACGATCAATGATGTGATGTACCGCTACCTGCGCATGAACGGCTATAACGTGCTCATGCCGATGGGCTGGGATGCGTTCGGCATGCCGGCGGAAAACGCGGCCATGGCCAACAACGTGCCGCCCGCGCAATGGACGTATTCGAACATCGCCCACATGAAGCAGCAGATGGAATCGATGGGCCTGGCCATCGACTGGTCGCGCGAGATGACCGCCTGCAAGCCCGAATACTACAAGTGGAACCAGTGGATGTTCCTGAAAATGCTGGAAAAAGGCATCATCTACAAGAAGACCGGTACCGTGAACTGGGACCCGATCGACCAGACCGTGCTGGCCAATGAGCAAGTGGTCGACGGCAAGGGCTGGCGTTCGGGCGCGCTGATCGAAAAGCGCGAAATTCCGATGTACTACGCGCGCATCACCGATTACGCGGAAGAACTGCTGGCCTACGTGGATGACAAGCTGCCGGGCTGGCCCGAGCGCGTGCGCACCATGCAGACCAACTGGATCGGCAAGTCGACGGGCGTGCGCTTCGCCTTCCCGCATGCAATCAAGGATGCCGAAGGCGCCCTGATCGGCGACGGCAAGCTGTATGTATTTACCACGCGTCCGGACACCGTCATGGGCGTGACTTTCTGCGCCGTGGCCGCCGAACATCCGCTGGCCATCCACGCCGCGCAAAGCAATCCTGCGCTGGCCGCCTTCAACGCCGAGTGCAAGCTCGGTTCCGTCATCGAGGCGGACATGGCGACGATGGAGAAGAAGGGCATGCCGACCGGCCTGTTCGTCACCCATCCGCTGACGGGCGCGCAAGTGGAAGTGTGGGTCGGCAACTACGTGCTGATCACCTACGGCGACGGCGCCGTGATGGGCGTGCCTGCGCACGATGAACGCGATTTCGGCTTTGCCAAGAAATACGACCTGCCGATCAAGCAAGTGATCGAAGTCAAGGGCCAGGAATTCTCGACCGACGCATGGCAGGAATCGTATGGCAGCAAGGAGGGCGTCTGCATCGCCTCCGGCAAATACGACGGCCTGCATTTCGCCTCCGCCGTCGACGCGGTGGCCGCCGACCTGGCCGAACTGGGCCTGGGCGAGAAGAAAACCACGTTCCGCCTGCGCGACTGGGGCATTTCGCGCCAGCGCTACTGGGGCACGCCGATCCCGATGATCCATTGCGCCGACTGCGGCGTGGTGCCGGTGCCGGAAAAAGACTTGCCGGTGGTGCTGCCGGAAGACTGCGTGCCGGACGGCACGGGCAACCCGCTGAACAAGTACGAAGCCTTCCTCAAGTGCGACTGCCCGCAGTGCGGCAAGCCGGCGCGCCGCGAGACGGACACCATGGATACCTTCGTCGATTCGTCGTGGTACTACATGCGCTATACCTCGCCAGGCTCGAACGACGCCATGGTCGACGCGCGCAACGATTACTGGATGCCGATGGACCAGTACATCGGCGGCATCGAACACGCCGTCATGCACTTGCTGTACGCGCGCTTCTGGACCAAGATCATGCGCGACTTCGGCCTGGTCAAGTTCGACGAGCCGTTCGTCAACCTGCTGACGCAAGGCATGGTGCTGAACGAAACCTACTTCCGCAAGGATGCGGCGGGCAAGACCACCTGGTTCAACCCGGACGACGTGCGCCTGTCGCTCGATGACAAGGGCCGTCCGCAAAGCGCCATCCTGGTGGCCGATGGCGCGCCGGTGGAAATCGGCGGCACGGAAAAAATGTCGAAGTCGAAGAACAACGGCATCGACCCGCAAGCGCAGATCGAGCAGTATGGCGCCGACACGGCCCGTCTGTTTACCATGTTCGCTTCGCCGCCGGAACAGACGCTGGAATGGTCGGGCAGCGGCGTCGAAGGCGCGAACCGCTTCCTGCGTCGCGTGTGGAACTTCGGCTACGCCCAGTCGGCAGCCATTCAGGCCGCGCTGGCCGCGGCGCCTGCGCCAGCGACGGGCGACGCGCAGAAAAACCTGCGCCGCGAACTGCACAAGCTGCTGCAGCAAGCCGATTACGACTTGAAGCGCATCCAGTACAACACCGTGGTGTCGGCCTGCATGAAGATGCTCAACACGCTGGAATCGGCCAAGCTCGATGACAGCGCGCAGTCGAAGGCCCTGATCGCCGAAGGTTTTTCCATCTTCCTGCGCCTGCTCAATCCTGTCGCGCCGCACATCACCCACGTGCTGTGGCAGGAACTGGGTTACGCCGGCGCGCATGGCGACCTGCTCAACGCGGCCTGGCCGCAGGTCGATCCGGCCGCGCTGGAACAGTCCGAGATCGAGATGATGATCCAGGTGAACGGCAAGCTGCGCGGCTCGATCACGGTGGCCAAGGATGCGGACAAGGCCAGCATCGAAGCGGCCGCGCTGGCGTGCGAGAGTGTGCAGAAGTACGTCGAGACCACGCCGAAGAAGATCATCGTCGTGCCAGGCAAGTTAATCAGCATCGTGGTGTAACTATGACAACCTCCTCTTCCGTATCGCTGTTCGGCGGGCGCGCCTGGCGCGCCATGCTGGCCATCGCCCTGACCATGCTGTTGTCGGCCTGCGGCTTTCACTTGCGTGGCTCGAACGGCAGTTTCATGCTGCCGTTCGCGACGATGAATATCGGCCTGCCCGAGACGTCGCCGCTGGCGATTGACCTGAAGCGCTACATCCGCGCCATCGGCAGTACGGAAGTGGTCGACACCAGGGATGGTGCCGACGCTTTCCTGGAAGTCCTCAGCGATCCGGAGAGGAACCGTACCAAGACCATTCTGTCCCTGAACAGCAATGGCCGCGTGCGCGAGTACCAGCTCGGGTATGCCATCAATTTCCGTGTGCTGGACAAGGCGGGCAACCAGTTGCTGGGACCGACGGTCATCAGCCTGGTGCGTCCTATCACCTTCAACGAATCCCAGGTGCTGGCCAAGGAAACAGAGGCTGCGCAGCTGTACCGCGACATGCGCAACGACATGGTGCAGCAGATCATGCGCCGCCTGGCCGCCATCAAGCCGGTGCTGCCGGCCATGTCGGTGGCGCCCGTGGCGCCCGTGACGCCGGCCGTGCCAGCCCCGCAGCAGTAACGGGGACGCCATGCAATTGCGGATAGACGCGCTCGACGGACATGTGGCCAAGCCGCTGGCGCAACTGTATGTGATCACCAGCGACGAGCATCTGCTGGCGCTGGAAGCGGCCGACAAAATACGCCGCGCGGCACGCGCGCAGGGCTATTCCGAACGCGATGTGCTGACGGTGGAGCGCAGCTTCAAGTGGGGCGAGCTGCTGGCCGCCAACCAGGAGCTGTCGCTGTTCGGCGACAAGAAGCTGATCGAACTGCGCATCCCTACCGGCAAGCCGGGCAAGGATGGCGGCGCGGCGCTGCAAAGCTACGCCAAGAACCTCAGTCCCGACAACCTGACCCTGATCACGTTGCCCAAGCTGGACTGGGCCACGCAAAAGGCGGCCTGGGTCGCCAGCCTGCAGCAGGCGGCCGTCTACATCGAGATTCCGAATGTGGAACGGGCGCAGTTGCCGGCGTGGATAGGCCAGCGCCTGGCCGCGCAGGGGCAGAGCGCCGAGCGCGCCAGCATCGACTTCATCGCCGAACGGGTGGAAGGCAATCTGCTGGCGGCGCACCAGGAAATCCAGAAACTGGGCCTGCTGCATGAAGCGGGCAAGCTGACGTATGAACAGGTGCAGGACGCGGTGCTGAACGTGGCCCGCTACGATGTCTTCAAGCTGTCCGAGGCCATGCTGGCCGGCGACCCGGCGCGCCTGGTGCGCATGCTCGAAGGCTTGAAGGGCGAGGGCGAGGCGCTGCCGCTGGTCTTGTGGGCCGTCTCCGAGGAAATCCGCACGCTGTTAAAATTGAAGGCCGGGATGGCGCAGGGACGTCCGCTGGGCGCGCTGCTCAAGGAATACCGCATCTGGGGCCCGCGCGAGCGGATGATGGAACCGGCCCTGCGGCGCATTTCGCTGCCCGTGCTGGAAGCGGCGCTGCAGCAGGCGGCGCAGGTGGACAAGATGATCAAGGGCCTGCGCGCCAAGGGCTACGCGGGCGACGCCTGGGACGCCATGCTGCAACTGGGCCTGAAAATCGCCCGAGGCTAGGTTTTTACTATATGGATACGAGCATGGATATCACTGAATATATGCAGGACGTGGGCACGCGCGCGCGCATCGCTTCGCGCGCCATGGCGCGTGCCGACAGCGCCACGCGCAACCGCGCCCTGACGTTGATCGCAAAGGCCATCGTGCGCGATGCCGATCTGCTGCGTGCTGCCAACCAGCGCGACCTCGACGCGGCCGCTGCCGCCGGCCTGGCGCCGGCCATGCTCGATCGCCTGACCCTGTCCGACGCGGCCATTGCCACCATGGTAGAAGGCCTGACGCAGATCGTGTCGCTGGCCGATCCGATCGGTGAAATCTCGAACATGAAATTCCGTCCGACGGGCATCCAGGTGGGACAGATGCGCGTGCCGCTGGGCGTCATCGGCATCATCTATGAAGCGCGTCCGAACGTGACGGTGGATGCGGCCGGCCTGTGCATCAAGAGCGGCAACGCGACGATTTTGCGCGGCGGCTCGGAAGCCATCCATTGCAACCGCGCCCTGGCCAAGCTGGTACAGGAAGGCCTGGCGGGCGCCGGCCTGCCTGCCGACGCGGTACAGGTGGTCGACACCACCGACCGCGCCGCCGTCGGCGCCCTCATCACCATGCCGCAATACGTGGACGTCATCGTGCCGCGCGGCGGCAAGGGCCTGATCGCGCGCCTGATGGAGGAAGCCACGGTGCCGATGATCAAGCACCTCGATGGCATTTGCCACGTCTACATCGACGCCAAGGCCGATATGCAGAAGGCGCTCGACATCGGTTTCAACGCGAAATGCCACCGCTACGGCACCTGCAACACCATGGAAACCCTGCTGGTGGCGCGCGCCATCGCACCTGCCGTGCTGCCGCAGCTGGCCGAACTGTACCTGACCAAGCAGGTTGAATTGCGCGCCGATCCGGAGGCGCATGCCATCCTGGCCGGCTACCCGCACCTGGTCGCGGCCACCGAGGAAGACTGGCGCACCGAGTACCTGGCGGCGATCCTGGCGGTGAAGGTGGTCGACGGCATCGACGAGGCGATGGACCACATCAGCCAGTATTCGTCGAAGCACACGGAAGCCATCATCACGGAAGACTACAGCGATGCGCTGCGCTTCCTGCGCGAGGTCGATTCCGCCTCCGTGATGGTGAACGCCTCCACGCGTTTCGCCGACGGTTTCGAATATGGCCTGGGCGCCGAGATCGGCATCTCGAACGACAAGCTGCATGCGCGCGGCCCGGTGGGACTGGAAGGTCTGACCTCGCTCAAATACGTGGTCTTCGGCCACGGCGAAGTACGTCAATAATGCTTCTTCGCGGGCCGCCCACGAGGCGGTCCGTTTTCTCACCCTTCGATATCTCTGACACTGGGAACCCCATGCTCTTTCTCTGGACCAAAGCATTCCACATCATCTTCGTCATGTCCTGGTTTGCCGGCCTGTTTTACCTGCCGCGCATTTTCGTCAACCTGGCGATGGAGACGGAAACGGTCGCCACCGAGCGCCTGCTGCTGATGGCGCGCAAGCTGTACCGCTTCATGTCCCTGCTGGCGCTGCCGGCCATGGTGCTGGGCCTGGCGTTGATGTGGATGCTGTACGGCGGGGGCGAAGGCCGCATGAAGATGCCGGGCTGGATGCATGCCAAGCTGACGTTCGTGGTGCTGCTGCTCGGCTATCACCACGCCTGCGGTTCCATTCTGCGCAAGTTCGAAAAAGGCCTCAACAAGCGCAGCCACACCTGGTTCCGCTGGTTTAATGAAGTGCCGGTGGTGATGCTGCTGGCCGTCGTCGTGCTGGTCGTGGTCAAGCCTTTCTAAGGGAGTCGAGATGAGTACAAGCCAGAACAAGGTTGTCCAGTATTTCTTTGCTCCCCATTCGCCATGGACCTACCTGGGCCATGCGCGCCTGATGGCCATCGCCGCGAAGACCGGCGCGCAGATCGACGTGCGCCCCTTCGACCTGGGCAAGGTCTTCAGCGTTTCAGGTGGCTTGCCGCTGGCCAAGCGCGCGCCCCAGCGCCAGGCGTATCGCCTGAACGAACTGGCGCGCTGGTCGGCTTTCCTGCAAGTGCCGCTGACCTTGCAGCCGAAGTTTTTCCCCGTCTCGCCGGAAGCGGCGGCCAAGCTGATCATCGCCACGCGCCTGGCGCATGGCGTGGAAGCGTCGCTGAAGCTGGCGCATGCCATCATGCGCGGCCTGTGGGCCGAGGAGCGCAATATCGGCGATGAAGATACCCTGGCGCAGATCGCCCTGGATGAGGGATTCGACGGCCGTCAGCTGCTGAAAACGGCGGAAACGGCCAGCGTGCAGGCGGAATATGACGCCAACACGGAAGCGGCCACCGCCGCCAGCGTCTTCGGCTCGCCGTGGTACATCGTCGATGGCGAAGGCTATTGGGGGCAGGACCGCCTCGATTTTGTCGAGCGGGCGCTGGAAGGACAGTAAGCTGGAAGAACAGTAAAGTAGCAGTAGTTTTTTTACATAGTATTAACGTAGCAAACAGCGTCTGTAATCTAGCGGGCGTTCAACACAATGGAATAAGGGTACACCAACCATGGCTTCATATTTTTGCCCATGCCCGCGCGGCATGGAAGCGGCGCTGGCCGAGGAACTGGGCGAGATCGCCCAGGATAGTTCGACCATGAAGGTCCACAACCAGGTGCCGGGCGGCGTACACTGCTCGGGCGACCTGCTCGATGCCTACCGCATCAACCTGCATTCGCGCATCGCTTCGCGCGTGCTGATGCGCATGGCGCATTCCGGCTACAAGACGGAAAACGACATCTATGACCTGACCCTGGCGCAAGCCTGGGAAGACTGGTTCGGCGTGCACCACACGATCCGCGTCGACGTCACGGCCGTCAAATCGCCGCTGCGCAGCCTGGAATTCACCACGCTGAAGATCAAGGATGCGATCTGCGACCGTTTCCGCGACCAGTTCAACGAGCGTCCATCGGTCAACACCAAGACGCCGGACATGCGCATCGTCGGCTTCCTCGACGCGCATACCTTCACCGTCTATCTCGACACGTCGGGCGAAGCGCTGTTCAAGCGCGGCTGGCGCGAAGAGACGGGCGACGCGCCGCTGCGCGAAAACCTGGCCGCCGGCCTGCTGCGCGTGTCGGGCTGGAAGCCTGGCATGGTGCTGTTCGATCCGATGTGCGGTTCCGGCACCATCCTGGCCGAAGCGGCGCAGATGCTGCAGGGGATTCCGCCGGGCGCCTCGCGTCAGTTCGCGTTTGAAAATTTCCACGACTTCGATCCGGCGCCGTGGAATGCCATGAAAAATGCCATCAAGGTCAATCCGCTGCCGGCGGAGCCGACGATTTTCGGCAGCGATATTTCGGGCGACATGGTGGCCATGACGCGCCACAACCTGCGTTGCGCCGGCGTGCGCTTCGAGGTGCCGCTGAAACAGATCGAGGCGCAGGAAGTCAAGCCGCCAAGCGACGTGCCGGGCATCATGCTGACCAATCCGCCGTACGGCGAACGTATCGGCGTGCGCGGCGACAGCACCATTCCGGAAGACGAACTGTCGACCTCCTTCTATTCGGCCATGGGCACCACCCTGAAGCAGCGCTTTGCCGGCTGGACCGTGTTCCTCTTCACGGCCGACCTGGGCCTGCCCAAGCTGCTGCGCCTGAAGGAAGCGCGCAAGACGCCATTCTTCAACGGCGCGCTGGAATGCCGTTTGTTCCGCTTCGATATGGTCGCGGGCTACAACCGCCGCGAAGAAGCCAAACCAAAAAATAACTGATCAAACCTGCTGCGCGTCGGGATAGGCAGCCTGTGATGCTCGCCGTACTAGTGTACGGCTGCGCTTCTCGGCCACCTCTCCCTTCCGCTCGCGACGGTGTTATCAGCTATTTGGCAGTCTGTAGACGTTTGTAGTAACGCAGTACCTCGCGCTGTCCGACGCCGGTCCGCGCGCCACTTTGGATCCGCCATGTTTCCCACCCCTCCGGCCAATGTGCCGCCCGATCCGGTCACGCCCGTACCGCCTCCTACCCCGAGCCACATGGCGCCTTTGAGCCGCGGCGCGCTGGCCATGATGCTGGCCGGCCTGTCGATGCTGGGACCACTATCGATCGACACCTATCTGCCCGCGTTCGGCGCGATCCAGGGCTCGCTGCAAGCTTCGCCGCTGGAAGTGCAGCAGTCGCTGACGTTCTACATGCTGGCCTTTGCCGGCATGGTGCTGTGGCATGGCGCGATATCGGATACCTTCGGCCGGCGCAACGTCATCCTCGTGTCGCTGCTGATGTTTGCCATCGGTTCGCTCGGCTGCGCGTCGGCGCACACGGTCCACTATCTGTGGTTCTTCCGCATCATGCAGGGCGTGTCGGCCG is a window of Janthinobacterium sp. 1_2014MBL_MicDiv DNA encoding:
- a CDS encoding AraC family transcriptional regulator, which codes for MIVYQEVAPVPALRPWLDCVWTCRAQAGATPLTHQVLPDNCIDILCQDQQDASFAVGMMTAPIHVISHGLVQTVAARFKPGAAARFFQLPLCELNDGRTDLQQLWGRDLAARLGDALWSEPLSDAQRVTILQDFLLLRLRQGARLRPAGVTEHALAAIQGAQGRVRVDGLAAQLGVSRQHLALQFRQQVGISPKLFARICRFRAASHGLKHLHGQPDWAQIALEYGYFDQSHLIHDFQDFAHSSPEAWFMHRRH
- a CDS encoding CopD family protein, giving the protein MLFLWTKAFHIIFVMSWFAGLFYLPRIFVNLAMETETVATERLLLMARKLYRFMSLLALPAMVLGLALMWMLYGGGEGRMKMPGWMHAKLTFVVLLLGYHHACGSILRKFEKGLNKRSHTWFRWFNEVPVVMLLAVVVLVVVKPF
- the leuS gene encoding leucine--tRNA ligase — its product is MQDKYSPADVEQAAQSHWKAIDAYKAVEHDPRFPKGKYFACSMLPYPSGKLHMGHVRNYTINDVMYRYLRMNGYNVLMPMGWDAFGMPAENAAMANNVPPAQWTYSNIAHMKQQMESMGLAIDWSREMTACKPEYYKWNQWMFLKMLEKGIIYKKTGTVNWDPIDQTVLANEQVVDGKGWRSGALIEKREIPMYYARITDYAEELLAYVDDKLPGWPERVRTMQTNWIGKSTGVRFAFPHAIKDAEGALIGDGKLYVFTTRPDTVMGVTFCAVAAEHPLAIHAAQSNPALAAFNAECKLGSVIEADMATMEKKGMPTGLFVTHPLTGAQVEVWVGNYVLITYGDGAVMGVPAHDERDFGFAKKYDLPIKQVIEVKGQEFSTDAWQESYGSKEGVCIASGKYDGLHFASAVDAVAADLAELGLGEKKTTFRLRDWGISRQRYWGTPIPMIHCADCGVVPVPEKDLPVVLPEDCVPDGTGNPLNKYEAFLKCDCPQCGKPARRETDTMDTFVDSSWYYMRYTSPGSNDAMVDARNDYWMPMDQYIGGIEHAVMHLLYARFWTKIMRDFGLVKFDEPFVNLLTQGMVLNETYFRKDAAGKTTWFNPDDVRLSLDDKGRPQSAILVADGAPVEIGGTEKMSKSKNNGIDPQAQIEQYGADTARLFTMFASPPEQTLEWSGSGVEGANRFLRRVWNFGYAQSAAIQAALAAAPAPATGDAQKNLRRELHKLLQQADYDLKRIQYNTVVSACMKMLNTLESAKLDDSAQSKALIAEGFSIFLRLLNPVAPHITHVLWQELGYAGAHGDLLNAAWPQVDPAALEQSEIEMMIQVNGKLRGSITVAKDADKASIEAAALACESVQKYVETTPKKIIVVPGKLISIVV
- the holA gene encoding DNA polymerase III subunit delta, with protein sequence MQLRIDALDGHVAKPLAQLYVITSDEHLLALEAADKIRRAARAQGYSERDVLTVERSFKWGELLAANQELSLFGDKKLIELRIPTGKPGKDGGAALQSYAKNLSPDNLTLITLPKLDWATQKAAWVASLQQAAVYIEIPNVERAQLPAWIGQRLAAQGQSAERASIDFIAERVEGNLLAAHQEIQKLGLLHEAGKLTYEQVQDAVLNVARYDVFKLSEAMLAGDPARLVRMLEGLKGEGEALPLVLWAVSEEIRTLLKLKAGMAQGRPLGALLKEYRIWGPRERMMEPALRRISLPVLEAALQQAAQVDKMIKGLRAKGYAGDAWDAMLQLGLKIARG
- a CDS encoding glutamate-5-semialdehyde dehydrogenase — its product is MDITEYMQDVGTRARIASRAMARADSATRNRALTLIAKAIVRDADLLRAANQRDLDAAAAAGLAPAMLDRLTLSDAAIATMVEGLTQIVSLADPIGEISNMKFRPTGIQVGQMRVPLGVIGIIYEARPNVTVDAAGLCIKSGNATILRGGSEAIHCNRALAKLVQEGLAGAGLPADAVQVVDTTDRAAVGALITMPQYVDVIVPRGGKGLIARLMEEATVPMIKHLDGICHVYIDAKADMQKALDIGFNAKCHRYGTCNTMETLLVARAIAPAVLPQLAELYLTKQVELRADPEAHAILAGYPHLVAATEEDWRTEYLAAILAVKVVDGIDEAMDHISQYSSKHTEAIITEDYSDALRFLREVDSASVMVNASTRFADGFEYGLGAEIGISNDKLHARGPVGLEGLTSLKYVVFGHGEVRQ
- a CDS encoding 2-hydroxychromene-2-carboxylate isomerase; the encoded protein is MSTSQNKVVQYFFAPHSPWTYLGHARLMAIAAKTGAQIDVRPFDLGKVFSVSGGLPLAKRAPQRQAYRLNELARWSAFLQVPLTLQPKFFPVSPEAAAKLIIATRLAHGVEASLKLAHAIMRGLWAEERNIGDEDTLAQIALDEGFDGRQLLKTAETASVQAEYDANTEAATAASVFGSPWYIVDGEGYWGQDRLDFVERALEGQ
- a CDS encoding LPS-assembly lipoprotein LptE, which produces MTTSSSVSLFGGRAWRAMLAIALTMLLSACGFHLRGSNGSFMLPFATMNIGLPETSPLAIDLKRYIRAIGSTEVVDTRDGADAFLEVLSDPERNRTKTILSLNSNGRVREYQLGYAINFRVLDKAGNQLLGPTVISLVRPITFNESQVLAKETEAAQLYRDMRNDMVQQIMRRLAAIKPVLPAMSVAPVAPVTPAVPAPQQ
- a CDS encoding VOC family protein, with translation MIKGLRTVTYPVPDLDKAKAWYSQVFGTAPYFDQPFYVGFAIGGFELGLLPGGEPGTQGSVTYWGVEGIEQEVDRVIALGATLHHPITDVGDGIRTVELLDPFGNQIGFIDNPHFETAKVV
- a CDS encoding THUMP domain-containing class I SAM-dependent RNA methyltransferase, whose amino-acid sequence is MEAALAEELGEIAQDSSTMKVHNQVPGGVHCSGDLLDAYRINLHSRIASRVLMRMAHSGYKTENDIYDLTLAQAWEDWFGVHHTIRVDVTAVKSPLRSLEFTTLKIKDAICDRFRDQFNERPSVNTKTPDMRIVGFLDAHTFTVYLDTSGEALFKRGWREETGDAPLRENLAAGLLRVSGWKPGMVLFDPMCGSGTILAEAAQMLQGIPPGASRQFAFENFHDFDPAPWNAMKNAIKVNPLPAEPTIFGSDISGDMVAMTRHNLRCAGVRFEVPLKQIEAQEVKPPSDVPGIMLTNPPYGERIGVRGDSTIPEDELSTSFYSAMGTTLKQRFAGWTVFLFTADLGLPKLLRLKEARKTPFFNGALECRLFRFDMVAGYNRREEAKPKNN